A segment of the Filifactor alocis ATCC 35896 genome:
GAATCAATCCAATCTCTACAAGTTATACTTTTAATTATTTCACTAATCAATCTATTTACATTTTCACAGAGTTTGTACATAACTTTTCAAGTATCTGAGATACTTCATTTTTCAAGAATAAGGAAATAATTCTATTAAGTTTTTAGTATTATAAATATCTTATCCAAAAATTTCAATTCCTTTTTCCAACACACTTTACAAAAAATTATCCTTGATACTTCTTCAAAAACTGAAATACTGTATCCCAATATTTTTCCGTTTCTAACAAATATGATTGTACATGACCTGCTCCATGAACAATTAATTTTTCTTTTGTATCTCCGGTATATGCCTGATAATTCTGTTCCAACATATAGAACGGAACAAAGCTATCTTTATCTCCATGAATAAATAACATCGGTACCGTTGTATTTTGTAACATAGGTACACAAGAAGCATCCTTAAGGGCATATCCCGCTCTAATACGAGACATAACATCTGCCATATTTAATACCGGAAAAGTCGGTAGATGGTACAAATACTTCAGCTCTGATTCAAACTCTTCCCAAGCAGATGTATATCCCGAATCTTCAACAATGGCATATACATTTGGCGGAAGCGGCTCGCCCGATACCATTATAACTGTAGCACCTCCCATAGATACTCCATGCAGTGATATCTTGGCATTTGGATTTTTATCCAAAATATATTCTATCCAATTTACAATATCCTTTCGCTCCAAATATCCCATTCCGATAAATTTTCCTTCTGATTCTCCATGGGCTCTATGATCCGGAGCCAACACCTGATATCCTTGCTCTAAATAGGTGGCTGTTATGTTTTGAGGAGCTTCCTTATGTCGATGAGATTTGTAACCGTGTACCACGATTACCCACATGTCAGATTTTTCACCATGTTGTGTATATTCATCCGCTTTCAATTTTAACCCGTCATCAGACGTAATTGTGACCTCTTGTTTATGAACTGCATCATTCTTAAAAATTTTTTCTCGTCTCTCTTTATATTGCTCTTTTGATTGATTGATTTTATTCAAATCCGTTTCACTCAATCCATCAGGCGGAGCAACTTTCGGCTTTTTATCTTGTCGAATAATTGCAACTTTAAGAAAATAATTCCCCACCAAAACAGTACTTCCTACACTGATTACAATAGCGATGATAATTACTGATAATATTTTCCTCTTTTTTGACTGTTTATAAAACATTCTCTGCTACACCTTCCGTTTTTTATTTACAAATGACCTGAATTACTGAACAAACTATAGTACAGTGCTGATTTTTTATATTGACACCTATCGTACCATATTTTTGAAAAAACTAATATCATTCTATATTAAATTTCTACTATATTTTTTATAGTATGTTTCTTCTTAGCACTAATTAAGCAATAAAGTAAATAGCTATAGTAACACGATGTCCTTTCGCTGACACTCTATAGTATGGTCTTAATTTGATTTTTCAACTTTCATGATATGTCATATTCTGTTACTTCAAAGAGGATAGAATTCATAGATTACATCTATCAAACTCATTGATACACATTCAATTCTGTTTGTAGAATAAAGACATCAATTTTTCTTTCAAACTGCTTTCCTCAAAAGAATCTACTGCACATCTGTCTTTATAGATATCCATATATTTTGCAATTATAAAAATTTCCACAAAAAACTTTCTTTTCTGAAGTCTACTTGATTTCAAAAAAGAAAGTTTTTTATTTTTTCATTCTGTGATAACAGCCGTCCTATTATCCTTGTTCAAAGATATTATGTTTATAAAATACACGCCTGAAATCATTTTAACCTAATAATTATTGATTTACTCTGATAGATATTTTTCTTTCAAATATTCATCCATAGCCTTTGCAGCAACTTTTCCCGCTCCCATCGCAGAAATTACTGTAGCCGCTCCTGTTACCGTATCTCCACCGGCATAAACTCCTTCTAAAGATGTTAATCCATTTTCGTTTACAACAATACATTGTTTTCTGTTTGTTTCCAATCCGTCTGTTGTAGAAGTAATCAACGGATTCGGTTTTGTTCCAAGTGACATGATAACAGTATCCACTTCCATCTCAAATTCAGAATTCGGAATTTCAACAGGTCTTCTTCTTCCGGATTCATCAGGTTCTCCCAACTCCATTCTAACGCATCTCATTGCACGAACGCATCCTGTATCATCTGTCAAAATTTCTTTTGGATTTGTCAATGTGTCAAAAATGATACCCTCTTCTTTTGCATGATGCACTTCTTCCGCTCTTGCAGGTAACTCTTTGTCGCTTCTGCGATATACGATATGAGATTCCGCACCCAATCTCAATGCTGTTCTGGCTGCGTCCATCGCAACATTTCCACCGCCTACAACTGCTACTTTTTTTCCTCTTCGAATCGGAGTATCATAATCTTCCAAGTATGCTTTCATCAGATTTACTCTTGTCAAAAATTCATTTGCGGACAATACACCATTTGCATTTTCACCCGGAATTCCCATAAACATAGGAAGTCCTGCTCCGGATCCGATAAATACCGCTTTGAAATTCTCTTCTTCGAACAATTCCTCAATTGTAACAGTACGACCTATGATAACATTTGTTTCAATTTTTACACCCAGTTTGCGAATCGAATCAATTTCATACTGTACAACTTCTTTTTTCGGAAGACGAAACTCAGGAATTCCATAAGTCAACACTCCGCCAGGTTCGTGGAATGCTTCAAATATTGTTACGTCATATCCTTTTTTTGCCAAATCTCCTGCACATGCAAGTCCTGAAGGTCCTGAGCCGATAACTGCTACTTTAATACCGTTAGAAGGATCTTTTTTTGAAACATTCAAATCACGCTCTCTTGCCCAATCCGCAACAAATCTCTCTAACTTTCCGATAGAAACAGCCTCATTTTTGATTCCAACAACACAAGAACCTTCACATTGCGATTCTTGCGGACAAACCCTGCCGCACACTGCCGGCAAAGAGCTGTTCTGTGCAATAATCTGAGCCGCGGCTTCAATATCTCCGTCTTTTACTTTTGCAATGAAAGAAGGAATGTTCACTCCTACAGGACAAGCTTGAACACAACGAGGATTTTTACAATTCAAACATCTTGTAGCTTCCAACATCGCCTCGTTAGTGTCATATCCATAACAAACTTCCTTAAAATTGCCTGCTCTTACTTTCGGTTCCTGTTCTCTTACGGGAACTTTTACTTTTTTATCTATCATTATTCGTCAACCTCCTCGCAGTCACAGCCCACAGGTCGATGTGTATCTCCCTCTTCATACTTCAACATCTTTCTTCCTTCTTCCGTCTTGAACATGGTTTGTCTTCGCATTGCTTCATCATAGTTTACCAAATGACCATCAAATTCCGGACCATCTACACAAGCAAACTTCACTTCATCTCCGACACGAACACGACATGCTCCGCACATCCCTGTTCCGTCTACCATAATAGTGTTCAAACTCACGATAGTCGGAATATTTAATTTCTTTGTTGTCATAGAAGCAAATTTCATCATAATCATCGGTCCGATAACCACTGCTTCATCATAAGCTTTTCCCTGATTATTTACCAAGTCTTCTAATAAGGCTGTAACCATTCCGTGAAATCCAAAGGAACCGTCATCCGTTGCATAATATACATTTTTGGCAACTTGTTCCATCTTTTCTGTGAAGATTAACAAATCTTTTGTTTTTGCTCCGATAATAACATCTACATCCAAATTATGTTCTTTAAACCATTTTACTTGAGGATATACCGGTGCTGCTCCAACTCCGCCTGCAATAAAAATAAATTTTTTGTTCTTTAATTTTTCGATATCCTCGTGAATAAAGTCACTTGGATTTCCAAGAGGTCCTACAAAATCTCTCAATGAATCCCCTTCATTCAATGTAGATAATTTTTTACTTGACATTCCGACTACTTGGAACACAATAGAAACCGTTCCCTTCTCTCTGTCGTAATCAGCAATGGTAAGAGGCACTCTCTCTCCTCTTTCATCAATCTTCACAATTACAAATTGTCCCGGTTTTGCTGACTTAGCCACTCTCGGCGCTTCAATATCCATCAAATATACAAGATTATTTAATTGTTTTTTGTGTACAATGCGATATCCCATTTTTTCCCCCTTCAATAAATTACCGTTAACTGAATCATCCCATCCTGTAATAAAACATATTAAGTACATT
Coding sequences within it:
- a CDS encoding alpha/beta hydrolase, with translation MFYKQSKKRKILSVIIIAIVISVGSTVLVGNYFLKVAIIRQDKKPKVAPPDGLSETDLNKINQSKEQYKERREKIFKNDAVHKQEVTITSDDGLKLKADEYTQHGEKSDMWVIVVHGYKSHRHKEAPQNITATYLEQGYQVLAPDHRAHGESEGKFIGMGYLERKDIVNWIEYILDKNPNAKISLHGVSMGGATVIMVSGEPLPPNVYAIVEDSGYTSAWEEFESELKYLYHLPTFPVLNMADVMSRIRAGYALKDASCVPMLQNTTVPMLFIHGDKDSFVPFYMLEQNYQAYTGDTKEKLIVHGAGHVQSYLLETEKYWDTVFQFLKKYQG
- the gltA gene encoding NADPH-dependent glutamate synthase; translation: MIDKKVKVPVREQEPKVRAGNFKEVCYGYDTNEAMLEATRCLNCKNPRCVQACPVGVNIPSFIAKVKDGDIEAAAQIIAQNSSLPAVCGRVCPQESQCEGSCVVGIKNEAVSIGKLERFVADWARERDLNVSKKDPSNGIKVAVIGSGPSGLACAGDLAKKGYDVTIFEAFHEPGGVLTYGIPEFRLPKKEVVQYEIDSIRKLGVKIETNVIIGRTVTIEELFEEENFKAVFIGSGAGLPMFMGIPGENANGVLSANEFLTRVNLMKAYLEDYDTPIRRGKKVAVVGGGNVAMDAARTALRLGAESHIVYRRSDKELPARAEEVHHAKEEGIIFDTLTNPKEILTDDTGCVRAMRCVRMELGEPDESGRRRPVEIPNSEFEMEVDTVIMSLGTKPNPLITSTTDGLETNRKQCIVVNENGLTSLEGVYAGGDTVTGAATVISAMGAGKVAAKAMDEYLKEKYLSE
- a CDS encoding sulfide/dihydroorotate dehydrogenase-like FAD/NAD-binding protein, with translation MGYRIVHKKQLNNLVYLMDIEAPRVAKSAKPGQFVIVKIDERGERVPLTIADYDREKGTVSIVFQVVGMSSKKLSTLNEGDSLRDFVGPLGNPSDFIHEDIEKLKNKKFIFIAGGVGAAPVYPQVKWFKEHNLDVDVIIGAKTKDLLIFTEKMEQVAKNVYYATDDGSFGFHGMVTALLEDLVNNQGKAYDEAVVIGPMIMMKFASMTTKKLNIPTIVSLNTIMVDGTGMCGACRVRVGDEVKFACVDGPEFDGHLVNYDEAMRRQTMFKTEEGRKMLKYEEGDTHRPVGCDCEEVDE